The proteins below are encoded in one region of Peptoniphilus sp. GNH:
- a CDS encoding ABC transporter ATP-binding protein/permease, giving the protein MDLLKKYIKRNKAPYFISVLFAILGVISNLFVYIILSKIIISLIDGSQDFYYYINKIFFILSCLIIKEVFMFLSTMISHKTAYKIIRDIRKSLMEKLFNMPLGDILNESTGKLKDIIVNQVDNTETTLAHMIPEMTANLVGPIILFVYMLILDYRLSLISLIPLVIGGFFMAGPMKRMKVKFPQAVKIGQDMNNSVVEYINGIEVIKTFNQGEKSYRKYRDNVYKKANYYYDWMGENTRDYAISMSIAPVGILTIIPFGLYFCMNGSLDGGVFLTLIILSFGTIQNIMRVMTFEDDIGRMSTIFEEIKNILSARELSHKNENLDIKNYNIEIKNVDFSYEKDKQVLNNININIEEGSVNALVGESGSGKSTIAKLISGFWDVDSGSISIGNVNIKDMSLEKLSTIISYVAQDNFLFDMSIKDNIRIGNENASDEEIIEVCKKAACHDFIMKLSDGYDTRVGEAGKHLSGGERQRISIARAMIKNAPIVILDEATSYIDPENEALIQDAISELVKGKTLIIIAHRLKTITDVDNIFVIKNGELACKGSHEELLKESKDYHDLWETALKGEENA; this is encoded by the coding sequence ATGGATCTATTAAAAAAATACATTAAGAGAAATAAAGCACCATATTTTATTTCTGTCTTGTTTGCAATACTTGGAGTAATTTCAAATCTTTTTGTATATATTATTCTAAGTAAGATAATTATATCATTAATTGATGGTAGTCAAGATTTTTATTACTATATAAATAAAATTTTCTTTATACTTTCATGTCTTATAATCAAAGAAGTGTTTATGTTTTTGTCAACAATGATTTCTCATAAAACAGCTTATAAAATAATACGAGATATAAGAAAAAGCCTTATGGAAAAATTATTTAATATGCCATTAGGAGATATATTGAATGAATCTACTGGTAAGTTAAAAGACATAATTGTAAATCAAGTTGATAATACTGAAACAACATTGGCTCATATGATACCTGAGATGACAGCTAATTTAGTCGGACCTATAATATTATTTGTTTACATGTTAATTTTAGATTATAGACTAAGTTTAATATCTTTAATTCCATTAGTTATTGGTGGATTTTTTATGGCAGGGCCCATGAAAAGAATGAAGGTAAAGTTTCCGCAAGCAGTTAAAATTGGTCAAGATATGAATAATTCCGTGGTTGAATATATAAATGGAATAGAGGTTATTAAAACATTTAATCAAGGCGAAAAATCTTATAGAAAATACAGGGACAATGTATATAAAAAGGCAAATTACTATTATGATTGGATGGGGGAAAATACAAGAGACTATGCGATAAGTATGTCTATTGCTCCAGTTGGTATTTTGACAATTATACCATTTGGTTTATATTTCTGTATGAATGGTTCACTAGATGGTGGTGTATTTTTAACATTGATAATCCTTTCTTTTGGGACTATCCAAAATATTATGAGAGTAATGACTTTTGAAGATGATATTGGAAGAATGTCAACTATTTTCGAAGAGATTAAAAATATACTTTCTGCGAGAGAATTATCTCATAAAAATGAAAATTTGGATATAAAAAATTATAATATAGAGATAAAAAACGTAGATTTTTCTTATGAAAAAGATAAGCAGGTACTAAACAATATAAATATAAATATAGAAGAAGGAAGTGTTAATGCTTTAGTAGGCGAATCGGGTTCGGGTAAGTCGACTATTGCAAAACTAATTTCAGGATTTTGGGACGTAGATAGTGGTTCTATAAGTATAGGAAATGTAAATATTAAAGATATGTCCCTTGAAAAGCTATCTACTATTATTTCCTATGTAGCACAAGATAATTTTCTTTTTGATATGTCAATTAAAGATAACATCAGGATAGGAAATGAAAATGCAAGTGATGAGGAAATAATTGAAGTATGTAAGAAAGCAGCCTGCCATGATTTTATAATGAAGTTGTCAGATGGATATGATACAAGGGTAGGAGAAGCTGGCAAACATTTATCTGGAGGAGAAAGGCAAAGAATATCAATTGCAAGAGCTATGATAAAGAATGCTCCAATAGTTATTTTAGACGAGGCTACCTCTTATATCGATCCTGAAAATGAAGCCTTGATTCAAGATGCAATATCAGAACTGGTCAAAGGGAAAACTCTAATTATAATTGCCCATCGTTTAAAGACAATAACAGATGTAGATAATATATTTGTAATTAAAAATGGAGAACTTGCATGTAAAGGAAGTCATGAAGAGCTTTTGAAGGAATCAAAAGATTATCACGATCTTTGGGAAACTGCCTTGAAAGGAGAAGAAAATGCTTAG
- a CDS encoding TetR/AcrR family transcriptional regulator encodes MKMEADERKKQIRQAAMKVFLDKGFRNTVMNDIMEATGLSRGGLYHHYGSTHEILYDIMMEGNLNRKDIVQKSSYDEGLILSPHLFSRMIIDKILADNDYVKLYVMFLCELKESDDLKELYVKIKKESIQVFKELFSTLFNELPSDETFEFMINIMNSGLMACEILNARENFTKNKIYLTEMIETYFINVMKKDEERS; translated from the coding sequence ATGAAAATGGAAGCTGATGAAAGAAAAAAGCAGATTAGACAAGCAGCTATGAAAGTCTTTTTGGATAAGGGATTTAGAAATACAGTTATGAATGACATTATGGAAGCTACTGGGCTTTCTAGAGGTGGCTTGTATCATCATTATGGTTCTACGCATGAAATCTTATACGACATTATGATGGAAGGTAATTTAAATAGAAAAGATATTGTTCAAAAATCAAGTTATGATGAAGGATTAATATTAAGTCCACATTTGTTTTCAAGAATGATTATAGACAAGATACTTGCAGATAATGATTATGTAAAGCTTTATGTTATGTTTTTATGTGAGTTAAAAGAAAGTGATGATCTGAAAGAACTATATGTGAAAATAAAAAAAGAGTCCATACAAGTATTTAAGGAATTGTTTTCTACTTTGTTTAACGAGTTACCTTCTGATGAAACATTTGAATTTATGATTAATATTATGAATTCTGGATTGATGGCTTGCGAAATTTTGAATGCACGTGAGAATTTTACAAAAAATAAGATATATCTAACTGAAATGATAGAGACTTATTTTATAAATGTAATGAAAAAAGATGAAGAAAGGAGTTAA
- a CDS encoding plasmid mobilization relaxosome protein MobC, translating to MANRFRNERIEIKLTKEEKEAFQKKMKLANCKTMSHFLRKCVLEKEIYVVDLEPFRNLQWLLSNATNTINKIAKATNTTGVIYKNEIKSMNKQIEKLSKEIWQIHSLLLNKSKES from the coding sequence ATGGCAAATAGATTTAGAAATGAAAGAATAGAAATTAAACTAACTAAAGAAGAAAAGGAAGCTTTTCAAAAGAAAATGAAACTTGCTAATTGCAAAACTATGTCCCACTTTCTTAGGAAATGCGTATTAGAAAAAGAAATTTATGTTGTAGATTTAGAACCATTCAGAAACCTACAATGGCTACTTTCGAATGCAACAAATACTATAAACAAGATTGCAAAAGCAACTAATACAACTGGTGTTATTTATAAGAATGAAATCAAATCAATGAATAAACAGATAGAAAAATTATCTAAAGAAATATGGCAGATCCATTCCCTACTTCTTAATAAATCAAAAGAAAGTTAA
- a CDS encoding MptD family putative ECF transporter S component: MKNKLNGRDFITIGIFNAIGIVIYMVVAFAMATTVIGGFIASGVSFMVAATVYILMALKVKKKGVFTISGTLLGLIALSGGHLPHAVFAVIGGIICDLIIGNYESKGRMIIGYGTFALADFLGTVIPVILFGTASFVERASKWKMSEAQINEVLSYFKVSWAVGFGLITFILACIGAFVATRILKKHFEKAGVI; this comes from the coding sequence ATGAAAAACAAATTAAATGGTCGTGATTTTATTACAATCGGAATCTTTAATGCAATTGGAATTGTCATATACATGGTGGTTGCATTTGCTATGGCAACAACAGTGATTGGAGGATTTATTGCTTCAGGAGTTAGCTTTATGGTAGCTGCTACCGTTTATATACTTATGGCTTTGAAAGTTAAAAAGAAGGGCGTATTTACAATATCAGGAACGCTTCTTGGTTTAATTGCATTGTCAGGAGGACATTTGCCTCATGCAGTCTTTGCTGTAATCGGTGGGATTATATGTGATTTGATTATAGGAAATTATGAGAGCAAGGGACGAATGATTATTGGATATGGGACATTTGCATTAGCAGATTTTTTAGGGACTGTAATTCCTGTGATTTTATTCGGAACTGCTTCTTTTGTGGAAAGAGCATCAAAATGGAAAATGAGCGAAGCACAAATAAATGAAGTATTATCTTATTTTAAAGTTTCGTGGGCTGTAGGCTTTGGTTTGATAACTTTTATTCTTGCTTGCATAGGAGCTTTTGTTGCAACAAGAATACTTAAAAAACATTTTGAAAAAGCCGGAGTGATTTAA
- a CDS encoding energy-coupling factor transporter transmembrane protein EcfT, with amino-acid sequence MMDRKTVDPRIKLTLLPIVGFTSFFISDTILLFGLILFAFFLYVYSSMWKRALRFILFFVILYCIELWLGKFCEASIVFAIYMFIYFASRMTLIAMFGGYITKTTSVSEMLEALNRMKVPRSIGIPFSVLLRFVPTIKIELKALKENMKIRGIVTSRFFPLLHPIKYIEYTLVPLLMRMIKISDELSASALIRGLDSDANRVTLTKLRFRWADLLIGLLGALMIALVIVIQKIY; translated from the coding sequence TTGATGGATAGAAAAACAGTCGATCCGAGAATAAAACTTACTCTACTTCCAATTGTTGGATTTACGAGCTTTTTTATAAGCGATACAATTCTACTTTTCGGACTGATTCTCTTTGCCTTTTTTCTGTATGTATACAGCAGTATGTGGAAAAGAGCATTACGCTTTATTTTGTTTTTTGTGATTTTATACTGCATAGAGTTATGGCTTGGAAAGTTTTGTGAAGCAAGTATCGTATTTGCAATATATATGTTTATTTACTTTGCATCAAGGATGACCTTAATTGCTATGTTTGGTGGATATATAACAAAGACTACAAGTGTAAGTGAAATGCTTGAAGCATTAAATAGAATGAAAGTACCAAGAAGCATTGGTATACCTTTTAGTGTTTTGCTTAGGTTTGTACCAACTATAAAAATAGAACTCAAGGCATTAAAAGAGAATATGAAGATTCGAGGAATCGTAACAAGTAGATTTTTCCCGTTGCTACATCCAATTAAATATATTGAATATACGCTTGTTCCGCTTTTAATGAGAATGATTAAGATTTCAGATGAACTGTCAGCTTCAGCACTCATTAGAGGACTTGATAGTGATGCGAACAGGGTTACATTAACAAAATTGAGGTTTAGATGGGCGGATTTGTTGATTGGACTATTAGGAGCTTTGATGATTGCTCTTGTGATAGTAATACAGAAAATTTATTAG
- a CDS encoding ATP-binding cassette domain-containing protein yields the protein MILLKNVYYEWEDGRTALKNVNLEIRKGEFVLISGKSGSGKSTLGSVMNGLIPHYYKGKMKGEAFASGKDISKLSLHEIGHIVGTVFQDPRSQFFTTTTDEEIAFGLQTICKSRDEIKQRVEEVYAELDIEELKGKSVFELSSGQKQKIAIASIYAMNPKVLILDEPSANLDMKATFDLFLILEKLKKKGTTVVLIEHRLYYVKSLFDRFLLVKDGEIALDLSREEVIHLEGEFWDENGLRTLELEEYRISEKKDSYQLNDESINGKGLRFCYPNVAKDGKKQKQYILNHLDFNMECGIAIGLIGLNGTGKTTFARVISGLEKIKEGKIWTGKDNSLNHKDLMDMSYFVFQDSDYQLFSESVLDEMLLGISSKDKKENTQKAKSILNVLGLDKYIDKHPFALSRGEKQRLTIACGMMKQAKVFIYDEPTSGCDKDSMLSVAKLIEEQLKNGTTVLVISHDFEFLANTVSKLWVMGDGKIESVLNMSESNKILILDKMRGGR from the coding sequence ATGATTTTGCTAAAAAATGTTTATTATGAATGGGAAGATGGACGAACTGCTTTAAAAAATGTCAATCTTGAAATTAGAAAAGGTGAATTTGTTTTAATTTCAGGGAAAAGTGGAAGTGGTAAAAGTACTCTTGGAAGTGTGATGAATGGTCTTATTCCACATTATTACAAAGGCAAAATGAAAGGGGAAGCCTTTGCGTCCGGAAAAGATATAAGCAAATTATCGCTTCATGAAATAGGGCATATTGTAGGGACTGTATTTCAAGATCCAAGAAGTCAATTTTTTACGACAACGACAGATGAAGAAATAGCTTTTGGGCTTCAAACCATTTGCAAATCAAGAGATGAAATAAAACAGAGAGTAGAAGAAGTATATGCAGAACTGGATATTGAGGAACTGAAAGGAAAATCTGTTTTTGAATTATCAAGCGGACAGAAACAAAAGATAGCTATTGCAAGTATCTATGCGATGAATCCGAAAGTTTTAATTTTAGATGAACCTTCAGCAAATTTGGATATGAAAGCAACATTTGACCTATTTTTAATTTTGGAAAAATTAAAGAAAAAAGGAACAACAGTTGTTCTAATTGAACATCGTTTGTACTATGTAAAATCTTTATTTGACCGTTTTCTTTTGGTGAAAGATGGAGAAATTGCACTGGACTTGAGTCGGGAAGAAGTTATTCATCTTGAAGGGGAGTTTTGGGATGAGAATGGACTAAGAACTCTTGAATTAGAAGAATATAGGATAAGTGAGAAGAAAGACTCATATCAATTAAATGATGAAAGTATAAACGGAAAAGGCTTGAGATTTTGCTATCCGAATGTAGCTAAGGATGGAAAGAAGCAAAAACAGTACATTTTAAATCATCTTGATTTTAATATGGAGTGCGGAATAGCCATTGGTCTTATCGGCTTAAATGGTACCGGAAAAACTACCTTTGCAAGAGTGATTTCAGGACTTGAGAAGATAAAAGAGGGGAAGATATGGACGGGGAAAGATAATTCGCTTAATCATAAAGATTTAATGGATATGTCATATTTTGTCTTTCAAGATTCAGACTATCAGTTGTTTTCGGAAAGTGTACTTGATGAAATGCTGCTTGGTATTTCAAGTAAAGATAAAAAAGAAAATACTCAAAAGGCAAAGTCTATTTTGAATGTACTTGGCTTAGATAAATACATTGATAAGCATCCGTTTGCTTTATCAAGAGGAGAAAAACAAAGACTCACAATAGCTTGTGGAATGATGAAACAGGCAAAAGTTTTTATCTATGATGAACCAACATCAGGTTGTGATAAAGACTCAATGCTTTCAGTGGCAAAATTAATTGAAGAACAATTAAAAAATGGAACAACAGTTTTGGTGATAAGTCATGATTTTGAGTTTTTAGCGAACACAGTGAGTAAGCTCTGGGTAATGGGAGATGGAAAAATAGAAAGTGTTTTGAATATGAGTGAAAGTAATAAAATTCTCATATTGGACAAGATGAGAGGAGGTAGATAA
- a CDS encoding ABC transporter ATP-binding protein/permease encodes MFREMLKLLTKTGKRDLIISSVFFALYGLSSIAMIVIVFSILFQIFDGTSLASLYKYFIAIGLLVVFKGICNMFADMKKHSAGFDIVQQIRERMIIKLKKFSLGFYTNERLGEINTILHKDVDNMSLVVGHMWSRMFGDFLIGAVVFVGLANIDIKLALIMAVSVPIALIFLYLTIKQSEKIENQNNSALLDMVSLFVEYVRGIPVLKSFSNNKSLDNELMNKTKKFGETSKSASRFKAKQLSIFGFLLDIGYLVLLIAGTIFVVKGNLDVLNFIIFAVISKEFYKPFASMEQHYMYYVSAVDSYERLSKILYADVIPDKVNGIIPKDNDIAFENIDFSYEKDEFKMENLNFSIAEKTMTALVGESGSGKTTITNLLLRFYDVHKGKITLGGIDIRDIPYDELLDRISIVMQNVQLFDNTIEENIRVGKKEATKEEIIEAAKKARIHDFIMSLPKGYETDIGENGGILSGGQRQRISMARAFLKDAPILILDEMTSNVDPVNESLIQDAITELAKNRTVLVVAHHLKTIQKADQILVFQKGNLLEKGKHGELLAKNGYYTKLWKAQYEV; translated from the coding sequence ATGTTTAGAGAAATGTTAAAACTACTTACAAAAACCGGCAAGAGAGATTTGATTATATCAAGTGTATTCTTTGCCCTTTATGGACTCAGTTCCATAGCCATGATTGTTATCGTATTTTCTATACTGTTCCAAATCTTTGACGGAACGAGCTTAGCAAGTCTGTATAAATATTTTATTGCGATTGGATTACTTGTAGTCTTCAAAGGTATTTGTAATATGTTCGCAGATATGAAAAAGCATAGTGCAGGTTTTGATATTGTTCAGCAAATCAGAGAACGCATGATTATCAAATTAAAGAAATTCAGCTTGGGATTTTATACCAATGAAAGACTGGGCGAGATCAACACAATTTTACACAAAGATGTTGATAATATGTCCCTTGTTGTAGGACACATGTGGTCAAGAATGTTTGGTGATTTTTTGATAGGTGCAGTCGTATTTGTTGGTCTTGCAAATATTGATATAAAGTTGGCACTGATAATGGCTGTATCTGTTCCGATTGCACTTATCTTTTTATATCTGACAATTAAGCAATCTGAAAAAATAGAGAATCAGAATAACTCAGCACTTCTTGATATGGTTAGCCTATTTGTTGAATATGTGAGAGGAATACCTGTATTAAAGAGTTTTTCTAACAATAAGAGCTTGGATAATGAGCTTATGAATAAAACAAAGAAGTTTGGAGAAACAAGTAAATCAGCTTCAAGATTTAAGGCAAAACAATTATCTATATTTGGATTTTTGCTGGATATTGGATATTTGGTTCTTTTAATTGCAGGAACAATATTTGTTGTAAAGGGAAATCTTGATGTACTTAATTTTATTATCTTTGCGGTAATTTCAAAAGAGTTTTATAAGCCATTCGCTTCTATGGAACAACACTATATGTACTATGTTTCGGCGGTAGATAGTTACGAAAGACTTTCAAAAATTTTATATGCCGATGTAATCCCAGATAAAGTGAATGGAATTATTCCGAAAGACAATGATATAGCTTTTGAAAACATAGATTTTTCCTACGAAAAAGACGAATTTAAAATGGAAAACTTGAACTTTTCTATTGCTGAAAAGACAATGACAGCCTTAGTTGGAGAATCAGGAAGTGGAAAGACTACGATAACCAACTTGCTTTTAAGATTTTATGATGTGCATAAAGGGAAAATTACACTCGGAGGAATTGATATAAGGGATATTCCTTATGATGAGCTTTTAGATCGCATTAGTATTGTCATGCAAAATGTTCAACTGTTTGATAACACGATTGAAGAAAATATCAGGGTAGGTAAAAAAGAAGCAACGAAAGAAGAAATCATTGAAGCTGCAAAGAAAGCAAGGATACATGATTTCATTATGAGTTTACCAAAAGGTTATGAAACTGATATTGGAGAAAATGGTGGGATTTTATCAGGTGGACAAAGACAAAGAATATCTATGGCAAGAGCTTTTCTAAAGGATGCACCTATTTTAATTCTTGATGAAATGACAAGTAATGTTGATCCTGTAAATGAATCCTTGATACAAGATGCCATTACAGAACTCGCAAAGAATAGAACTGTACTTGTAGTGGCTCATCATTTAAAAACAATTCAAAAAGCTGACCAAATTCTCGTATTTCAAAAAGGAAATTTACTTGAAAAAGGAAAGCATGGCGAACTTCTTGCAAAAAATGGTTACTACACAAAATTATGGAAAGCTCAGTATGAGGTATAA
- a CDS encoding ABC transporter ATP-binding protein/permease, with the protein MPEKELRKKVIGKNGLSNSLLALKIVFDLIPQILLVYLISSLITNNINEGNLKYIFLGIFISFVLKGVFYYFATKVAHEKAYEKLTELRLDIIGHLKKLSLGFFKEHNTGELTNIVQHDVEQVEVYLAHGLPEIMSVTLLPTIIFVAMIFVDWRLALGMIAGVPLMYLVKVLSQKTMDKNFAIYFNHENRMREELMEYVKNISVIKAFAKEEEISERTLKTAREYIYWVKKSMGMVTIPMGLIDIFMEIGVVIVMILGSIFLYHGNITTPNFILAIILSSAFTASISKTATLQHFSIVFKEALKAIGKVLTVPLPNKKTEQGLEFGNIEFKDVNFAYEKDSFELKNINLNFKKNSLNAFVGASGCGKSTVSNLLMGFWDADEGQILINGKDIKEYSQENISMLIGSVQQEVILFDLSIFENIAIGKLNATKEEVIEAAKKARCHNFISALPNGYETRVGEMGVKLSGGEKQRISIARMILKNAPILILDEAMAAVDSENERLIGEAIDDLSKDKTIITIAHHLNTIRDSDQIIVMDKGLVLDAGSHEELMKRCEFYKDMVEAQNKVDRWNLKDESLSRARNEVDCECTEVVTENV; encoded by the coding sequence ATGCCGGAAAAAGAATTAAGAAAAAAAGTGATTGGGAAAAACGGTTTATCCAATTCACTTCTTGCTTTAAAAATAGTATTTGATTTGATACCACAAATCTTACTCGTATATTTGATTAGTTCTTTAATTACAAACAATATTAACGAAGGTAATTTAAAGTATATATTTTTGGGAATCTTTATATCGTTTGTATTAAAAGGAGTGTTTTATTATTTTGCAACAAAGGTTGCCCATGAGAAAGCATACGAAAAATTAACAGAACTTAGGTTAGATATTATCGGTCATCTGAAAAAACTAAGTTTGGGATTCTTTAAAGAACATAATACAGGAGAGCTTACCAACATTGTCCAACATGATGTAGAACAAGTGGAAGTATATCTTGCTCATGGTCTCCCTGAAATAATGTCAGTTACACTTCTGCCTACCATTATTTTTGTAGCTATGATTTTTGTGGATTGGCGTCTTGCTCTTGGGATGATTGCCGGAGTTCCACTCATGTATTTGGTAAAAGTTCTTTCACAGAAAACAATGGATAAAAACTTTGCGATTTACTTCAATCATGAAAACAGAATGAGAGAAGAGCTAATGGAATATGTAAAAAATATTTCTGTGATTAAGGCTTTTGCTAAAGAAGAGGAAATTAGTGAAAGAACATTAAAAACGGCAAGAGAATATATTTACTGGGTTAAAAAGAGCATGGGGATGGTTACAATTCCAATGGGACTCATTGACATATTTATGGAAATTGGAGTGGTTATTGTCATGATTTTGGGAAGCATATTTCTTTATCATGGAAATATTACAACGCCTAATTTTATCCTTGCCATTATTTTATCGTCTGCTTTTACTGCTTCTATAAGTAAGACAGCTACATTGCAACATTTTTCTATTGTGTTTAAGGAAGCGTTAAAGGCGATAGGGAAAGTATTAACAGTTCCACTTCCAAACAAAAAGACAGAACAAGGTTTAGAATTTGGAAACATAGAATTTAAAGATGTGAATTTTGCATACGAAAAAGATAGCTTTGAGCTTAAAAATATCAATTTGAATTTTAAGAAAAATAGTTTGAACGCCTTTGTAGGAGCAAGCGGTTGTGGAAAGAGTACGGTATCTAATTTGCTTATGGGATTTTGGGATGCAGATGAAGGACAAATACTGATAAATGGAAAAGATATAAAAGAATATAGTCAAGAAAATATCTCAATGCTGATTGGTAGTGTGCAACAAGAAGTTATCCTTTTTGACTTAAGTATTTTTGAAAATATAGCAATTGGAAAACTAAATGCAACAAAAGAAGAAGTCATAGAAGCTGCTAAAAAAGCAAGATGCCATAATTTTATTTCAGCATTGCCAAATGGATATGAAACACGAGTAGGTGAAATGGGAGTTAAGTTATCCGGTGGAGAAAAACAAAGAATATCAATTGCGAGAATGATACTTAAAAATGCACCGATTTTGATATTAGATGAAGCAATGGCAGCTGTTGATAGTGAAAATGAAAGACTAATCGGTGAAGCGATCGATGATTTAAGTAAGGATAAAACCATCATTACAATTGCTCATCATCTAAATACGATTAGAGATTCAGACCAAATTATCGTAATGGATAAAGGTCTTGTTCTTGATGCAGGAAGTCATGAAGAGCTGATGAAAAGATGTGAGTTCTATAAGGATATGGTTGAAGCACAGAACAAGGTAGATAGATGGAATTTGAAAGACGAAAGTCTTTCACGAGCAAGAAACGAAGTGGATTGCGAGTGTACGGAGGTGGTAACAGAAAATGTTTAG
- a CDS encoding ClbS/DfsB family four-helix bundle protein yields MKIYKDKEELKSEINKSFEKYISEFDIIPESLKDKRVPEVDRTPAENLAYQLGWTTLVLKWEKDEKNGFEVKTPSDMFKWNQLGELYQWFTDTYAHLSIEELKKRLKENIISIYTMIDTLSEEELFQPHMRKWADEATKTATWEVYKFIHVNTVAPFGTFRTKIRKWKKIVL; encoded by the coding sequence TTGAAGATATATAAAGATAAAGAAGAACTGAAATCTGAGATAAATAAAAGTTTTGAAAAGTATATTTCTGAATTTGATATTATTCCTGAATCTCTCAAAGATAAGAGAGTCCCTGAAGTTGACAGAACACCAGCAGAAAATCTTGCTTATCAACTCGGATGGACAACATTAGTTTTGAAATGGGAAAAAGATGAGAAAAACGGTTTTGAAGTAAAGACACCGTCGGATATGTTTAAATGGAATCAACTTGGAGAATTATATCAGTGGTTTACCGATACTTATGCTCATTTATCGATAGAAGAATTAAAGAAACGATTGAAAGAAAATATTATATCTATCTATACAATGATTGATACACTAAGTGAAGAAGAATTATTTCAACCGCATATGAGAAAATGGGCTGATGAAGCTACTAAAACAGCGACATGGGAAGTTTATAAGTTTATTCATGTTAATACGGTTGCCCCTTTTGGAACGTTTAGAACTAAGATTAGAAAATGGAAAAAGATTGTGCTATAA
- a CDS encoding TetR/AcrR family transcriptional regulator: MAQVLKEEVRNRILDAAEKVFYKNDYRGAKLTEIAKEADIPVALIYTYFKNKEVLFDALVSSVYINFESAFNEEESLEKGSASERFDEVGEKYIHELLKERKKLIILMDKSSGTKHIEAKQKLISQMQVHIEVSLKRQSKQEYDPMLAHILASNFTEGLLEIARHYQSEKWAKDMLKLIAKCYYKGVESL; the protein is encoded by the coding sequence ATGGCACAAGTATTGAAAGAAGAAGTTAGAAATAGGATACTTGATGCAGCAGAAAAAGTATTTTACAAAAATGATTATAGAGGTGCTAAATTAACAGAAATTGCAAAAGAAGCAGATATTCCTGTGGCATTAATTTATACCTATTTTAAAAATAAGGAAGTTTTGTTTGATGCATTAGTAAGTTCTGTTTATATAAACTTCGAGTCAGCTTTTAATGAGGAAGAATCCTTGGAAAAAGGTTCTGCTTCTGAAAGATTTGATGAGGTTGGAGAAAAATATATTCACGAGCTTTTAAAAGAGCGTAAGAAGTTAATTATTTTAATGGATAAAAGCTCAGGAACAAAGCATATAGAAGCAAAACAAAAACTCATATCGCAAATGCAGGTTCATATTGAAGTAAGTTTAAAAAGACAATCGAAACAGGAATATGATCCAATGCTTGCCCATATTTTAGCCAGTAACTTTACAGAGGGACTTCTTGAAATAGCAAGGCATTATCAAAGTGAAAAGTGGGCAAAAGATATGCTAAAACTTATTGCAAAGTGTTATTACAAGGGAGTGGAATCATTGTAA
- a CDS encoding MobC family plasmid mobilization relaxosome protein yields MDNRKRNNQLKIYLTDEEKEIFEKKMKLANCKTMSHFLRKCVLEKEIYVVDLEPFRNLQWLLSNATNNINQIAKATNTTGVIYKNEIESMNKQIEKLSKEIWQIHSLLLKKSKESSGD; encoded by the coding sequence ATGGATAATAGAAAAAGAAATAATCAGCTTAAAATATATTTAACAGATGAAGAAAAAGAAATCTTTGAAAAGAAAATGAAGCTTGCAAATTGTAAAACTATGTCCCACTTTCTTAGGAAATGTGTATTAGAAAAAGAGATTTATGTTGTAGATTTAGAACCATTTAGAAACCTACAATGGCTACTTTCAAATGCAACAAATAATATAAACCAGATTGCAAAAGCAACTAATACGACTGGTGTTATTTACAAAAATGAAATTGAATCAATGAATAAACAGATAGAAAAATTATCAAAAGAAATATGGCAGATCCATTCCCTACTTCTTAAAAAATCAAAAGAAAGTTCTGGTGATTAG